Genomic segment of Gloeocapsa sp. PCC 7428:
AAAAATCCTCAATCTATTGTAAAGTTTTTTAATATAATGGATTCTGATAGGATTTTATTAATAAAAGTTTAAGATTCATTACTAATCCCTCATGACTATATTAGTTGTCGGTGCTACTGGCACCTTGGGAAGACAAGTAGTTCGCCGTGCTCTCGATGAGGGGTATAAGGTACGCTGTCTTGTAAGAAATCCTAAGAAAGCCACTTTTTTAAAAGAATGGGGTGCTGAACTGGTAGCTGGTAATTTGTGTTATCCAGATACCTTACCTCCGGCGCTTACAGGGATAACAGCGATTATCGATGCAGCTACGGCTCGCGCTACAGACTCGCTGAGTATCAAACAAGTCGATTGGGACGGGAAAGTCGCGCTCATTCAAGCTGCCTTAGCCGCTGGTGTCGAACGTTATGTATTCTTCTCGCTGATAGACGCGGACAAGCATCCTGATGTCCCACTGATGGAAATCAAGCGATGTACTGAGCTATTTTTAGCCGAAGCCGATTTAAACTACACTATTTTGCAACTCTGTGGCTTTATGCAAGGGTTGATTGGGCAATACGCAATTCCGATTTTGGAAGGACAAGCCGTATGGATTACCGGCGAATCTTCGCCGATCGCCTACATGGATACGCAAGATATTGCTAAATTCGCGGTTCGCGCCCTATCCGTTCCCGAAACAGAAAAACAAACTTTTCCGGTAGTGGGGACTCGTGCTTGGAGTGCGGAAGAAATTATTAATTTATGCGAACGACTATCTGGCAAAGAAGCACGCATTACGCGAATGCCAATCAACTTGTTACGGACGATGCGCCGAGTACTCCGCTTTTTCCAATGGGGTTGGAACGTTGCCGATCGCTTAGCGTTTACCGAAGTCTTAGCAAATGGCAAACCTTTGGATGCTCCTATGGATGAGGTTTATCAAGTTTTTGGCTTAGATCCAACAGAAACCACAACCTTGGAAAGCTATATGCAAGAGTACTTTGCCAGAATTTTGAAAAAGTTACGAGAACTCGACTACGAAAAAACAAAAACAAAAAAGAAGCAAACTCCCAAGAAAACGCCGTTTAAGAGTTAGAGAGGGGTGAGCGAATAGTGGCTAGTGCGTGAGTTTTGAATTGAAGTATTTCCTGAACTCAACACTTCACAACTCAACATTCATAACTCTCTTCAAGAAACCCTCGCCTCTTGAGCAAAAATGTGCAAGGATCTAGCTAATAGTAAGCATTGCGGAAATCTGGACTTGTAGCGTGCCGAAAGCGGGCATTATTTACAACGACGTTAAGCCGATCGCAGGTCGTGTTGCTAACGAACTGAAAGACAAGCTCATCGCAGCGGGTTGGGAAGTTTGTGTAACAACTGGTATCGGGGGGATTTTGGGTTACTCGAACCCAGAAAGTCCGGTGTGTCATACACCGATTGAAGGTCTTACCCCACCTGGTTTTGATGCGGAAATGAAATTTGCTATTGTCCTCGGAGGCGATGGCACAGTTTTAGCTGCTTCTCGTTTAGTGGCTCCTTGTGGCGTTCCAATCCTGACGGTAAATACAGGACACATGGGCTTTTTAACCGAAGCTTATGTCAATCAATTACCGTTAGTCATGGAACAAGTCATGGCGGGTAAATACGAGATTGAAGAACGAGCGATGTTAGCCGTTAAGGTTTTGCGTCGCGGGAAATCAGTTCTCTGGGAAGCGTTGTGTTTGAATGAGATGGTACTGCATCGCGAACCTTTGACGTGTATGTGCCATTTTGAAATTGCGGTGGGACATCACGCGCCCGTAGATATTGCCGCAGATGGTGTCATTGTCTCGACTCCCACAGGTTCAACGGCGTATTCATTGAGTGCGGGAGGACCTGTGGTGA
This window contains:
- a CDS encoding SDR family oxidoreductase; protein product: MTILVVGATGTLGRQVVRRALDEGYKVRCLVRNPKKATFLKEWGAELVAGNLCYPDTLPPALTGITAIIDAATARATDSLSIKQVDWDGKVALIQAALAAGVERYVFFSLIDADKHPDVPLMEIKRCTELFLAEADLNYTILQLCGFMQGLIGQYAIPILEGQAVWITGESSPIAYMDTQDIAKFAVRALSVPETEKQTFPVVGTRAWSAEEIINLCERLSGKEARITRMPINLLRTMRRVLRFFQWGWNVADRLAFTEVLANGKPLDAPMDEVYQVFGLDPTETTTLESYMQEYFARILKKLRELDYEKTKTKKKQTPKKTPFKS
- a CDS encoding NAD(+) kinase translates to MPKAGIIYNDVKPIAGRVANELKDKLIAAGWEVCVTTGIGGILGYSNPESPVCHTPIEGLTPPGFDAEMKFAIVLGGDGTVLAASRLVAPCGVPILTVNTGHMGFLTEAYVNQLPLVMEQVMAGKYEIEERAMLAVKVLRRGKSVLWEALCLNEMVLHREPLTCMCHFEIAVGHHAPVDIAADGVIVSTPTGSTAYSLSAGGPVVTPGVPVLQLVPICPHSLASRALVFADTETVTISSASTDRLVMVVDGNAGCYVFPEDQVQLGRSQYSARFIRLQSPEFFRILREKLGWGLPHIAKPTSVELP